Proteins encoded within one genomic window of Romeriopsis navalis LEGE 11480:
- a CDS encoding tetratricopeptide repeat protein codes for MTAEQPPRRQNNLAEQDLKRGQAAFESGQYRAATKFLEQALGATEPGTALNGEVTIWLITAYEAAGNREAARNLCKLASKHPHWDTRKEGKRLLYILEAPILRRREEWQTKIPDLEELEAAKDSKNWGSPSSYKPAAPRKPLVQDEGYQIPEPTDPTQVETEDKAFVWVALGSIGLVLAGLAWFGLTP; via the coding sequence ATGACCGCAGAACAGCCGCCCCGCCGTCAAAATAATCTGGCCGAACAAGATCTCAAGCGCGGTCAAGCAGCCTTTGAATCAGGGCAATATCGCGCTGCCACCAAATTTCTCGAACAAGCTCTGGGCGCGACCGAACCTGGCACAGCGCTCAATGGCGAAGTTACCATCTGGCTTATCACCGCTTATGAAGCAGCGGGCAATCGGGAAGCCGCGCGTAATTTATGCAAACTTGCCTCCAAACATCCCCATTGGGATACCCGCAAAGAGGGCAAACGGTTGCTTTACATTCTTGAGGCACCGATTCTGCGACGCCGTGAAGAATGGCAAACCAAAATCCCTGACCTTGAAGAACTCGAAGCAGCTAAGGACAGCAAGAACTGGGGTAGCCCATCAAGTTATAAACCAGCGGCACCCCGTAAGCCTCTCGTCCAAGACGAAGGCTATCAAATTCCTGAACCCACAGACCCAACTCAAGTCGAGACTGAGGATAAAGCATTTGTTTGGGTGGCGCTCGGCAGCATTGGTCTGGTGTTAGCCGGTTTAGCATGGTTTGGGCTAACGCCATAG